From the Oleiharenicola lentus genome, one window contains:
- a CDS encoding efflux RND transporter periplasmic adaptor subunit: MRTKLILLTIPLLLWALLGAGCGDANHGAHAKAQKYHCPMHPTYISDKPGDCPICNMKLVPIKDEPAVATTPAGPEASAAKPGQYTCPMHPKVVSDGPGSCPDCGMDLEKVPPADPHAGHKTAAAPAPVPGRIAISISPEKQQLIGLTTEQVAIRTLTQPVRSTATLEHDETKLARIAPRFAGWVRELKVNYTGQKVAKGDPLFTVYSPELFEAESEYLLAFERVAQLRSREDTAQAESARRLLESARRKLSLWEIGETEIAALEQSGRARDEILVRSPASGHVVTKNAVQGRAFMAGETLYEIADLSHLWVRAYVFEFEAPLIKEGLAARVTFPYLGNRSVESVVSFLYPHIDPQTRRAEVRLEIDNPQLDLRPQMWANVELEASFGEVLTVPANAIIDTGVRLVAFVMRDDNHLEPREVTIGARSDDHYEVLSGLNDGEKVVARALFLIDSESQLKAAISGMGSAGGHNH, from the coding sequence ATGCGCACGAAACTCATCCTTCTCACCATCCCCCTGCTGCTCTGGGCCCTCCTCGGCGCCGGATGCGGCGACGCAAACCACGGTGCCCACGCCAAGGCGCAGAAATACCACTGCCCGATGCACCCGACGTATATCAGCGACAAGCCGGGGGATTGCCCGATCTGCAACATGAAGCTCGTGCCGATCAAGGACGAGCCCGCGGTGGCCACAACTCCCGCCGGCCCTGAGGCCAGCGCGGCGAAGCCAGGGCAATACACCTGCCCCATGCACCCGAAGGTGGTCAGTGACGGCCCCGGCTCGTGCCCTGACTGCGGGATGGACCTTGAAAAAGTGCCGCCGGCGGACCCGCACGCGGGACACAAGACGGCCGCCGCCCCCGCGCCGGTTCCCGGCCGGATCGCGATCTCCATCAGCCCGGAAAAGCAGCAGTTGATCGGCCTGACCACGGAACAGGTCGCGATTCGCACGCTCACGCAACCCGTGCGATCGACGGCAACGTTGGAGCACGACGAAACCAAACTCGCCCGCATCGCCCCCCGGTTTGCTGGTTGGGTGCGCGAGCTGAAGGTCAATTACACCGGCCAGAAGGTCGCCAAGGGAGACCCGCTCTTCACTGTTTACAGCCCGGAACTTTTCGAGGCCGAGAGCGAGTATCTCCTGGCTTTCGAGCGCGTCGCCCAACTGCGGTCCCGCGAAGACACCGCGCAGGCAGAAAGCGCCAGGCGACTGCTGGAATCGGCCCGCCGGAAGCTCTCGCTGTGGGAAATCGGCGAAACGGAGATCGCTGCACTGGAGCAGTCCGGCCGGGCCCGCGACGAGATCCTGGTGCGTTCGCCCGCGTCCGGCCACGTCGTAACCAAAAACGCCGTGCAGGGCCGGGCCTTCATGGCGGGCGAGACTCTCTACGAGATCGCCGACCTGTCCCACCTTTGGGTGCGGGCCTATGTCTTCGAGTTCGAGGCCCCCCTGATCAAGGAGGGTCTGGCGGCCCGCGTGACCTTCCCCTATCTGGGCAACCGCTCCGTCGAGAGTGTGGTGTCCTTCCTTTATCCGCACATCGACCCACAGACCCGGCGAGCCGAGGTCCGGCTCGAAATCGACAACCCGCAGCTCGACCTGCGGCCCCAGATGTGGGCGAACGTCGAACTCGAGGCCTCCTTCGGCGAAGTTCTTACCGTGCCGGCCAACGCGATCATCGACACCGGCGTCCGTCTCGTGGCGTTCGTGATGAGGGACGACAACCACCTCGAACCCCGGGAAGTGACCATCGGGGCGAGGTCGGATGACCACTACGAGGTGCTCTCAGGCTTGAACGACGGCGAGAAGGTCGTCGCGCGCGCCCTCTTCCTGATCGACTCCGAAAGCCAGCTCAAGGCCGCCATCTCCGGCATGGGCAGCGCGGGCGGACACAACCACTGA
- a CDS encoding DUF3347 domain-containing protein: MKPFRSATAIALTSLLLVSTPQLFAQHTGHGSAAAPSTRTEAPPRTEVSAAALQSLAVAMSDASAALAKDDFALYQSLRTSVRNALHDLEDADPKLAATLTTTPADPLPNRGNLTDARKDFVRFSTAVTDVVRSRKIQQSANLRIFECTMAPEIGTGRWLQQEAGAKNPFFGSAMLKCGVELDRKVSARALPPGHPPVEGLTPADYARYAGIKPAAAPSGGCGGCGMSKEAMAAGEPCEHSKK; encoded by the coding sequence ATGAAACCCTTCCGCTCCGCCACCGCCATCGCGCTCACCAGTCTGCTGTTGGTCAGCACGCCTCAACTTTTCGCCCAGCATACCGGGCACGGCTCTGCCGCCGCTCCTTCGACCAGAACGGAGGCCCCACCGCGAACGGAAGTTTCTGCGGCTGCGTTGCAATCGCTGGCTGTCGCCATGAGTGATGCCAGTGCGGCCCTGGCGAAGGACGACTTCGCGCTTTATCAGTCCCTGCGCACGTCCGTTCGCAACGCGCTTCACGATCTGGAGGATGCGGACCCGAAATTGGCGGCAACCCTGACCACGACCCCAGCCGATCCTCTGCCGAACCGGGGCAACCTTACCGACGCCCGCAAGGACTTCGTCCGGTTCAGCACGGCGGTGACCGATGTGGTTCGGAGCCGCAAGATCCAGCAATCCGCGAATCTCCGCATCTTTGAATGCACGATGGCCCCGGAGATCGGCACTGGGCGCTGGCTGCAACAGGAAGCCGGCGCCAAGAATCCGTTCTTCGGCTCGGCCATGCTCAAGTGTGGCGTCGAACTCGACCGAAAGGTCTCGGCGCGGGCGCTCCCTCCGGGACACCCCCCGGTCGAGGGTCTGACCCCGGCCGACTATGCACGTTATGCGGGCATCAAGCCGGCTGCGGCCCCCAGCGGCGGGTGCGGTGGCTGCGGCATGAGCAAGGAAGCCATGGCCGCAGGCGAGCCCTGCGAACACAGCAAGAAGTAG
- a CDS encoding multicopper oxidase family protein has product MPFRRFALLFLALFAAAHACDECGGKLKASWSERESEPKASTLYPDAKIVEYTLEVSEVVLSPAGKPVRALALNGSVPGPTLRFREGEIARIHVRNRLTKEETSTHWHGLLVPNLEDGVPNITTPPIKAGESRTFEFLLKHAGTYWYHSHTGLQEQRGVYGSIVIEPKEGTPARADLPRIDYDEVVVLSDWTNENPDEVMRTLLRGSEWYAIRKGTAQSLWGAREAGHLGDFLDREKSRLPAMDVSDVAYDAFLLNGRPRQSLAVRPGETVRLRIINASAATYFYVSAATGPLTIIAADGIDVVPIQQQRLLIGMAETYDVLVRVPVEAASAAWEVRATAQDNSGHASLFLGESGALEHPAPAPGMLNAYSMEVALGAVLNEMDESGTVSDAEALASEIDRPLPPYKRLRATQPTALPPAAPTREITLRLTGDMWRYLWSINGRSIDEMSTIPVKKGEVLRVVLVNDTMMHHPMHLHGHFFRLLMPDGAPAEFAPLKHTVDVPPMSRRVIEFYANEDRDWLFHCHLLYHMMSGMARVFSYPAGVGMSAKDATGAAMGAPGSLKPTGAAYRPMLGEHAHPHTYAWIDGSVQSHLSEGLATIQRGRDNLNLAWELGWERVPSSTYEIEATYSHYFNSRWTAFTGYRATNSRGVREGAIAGATYLLPYLFALTGSIHSAGEARVSVGREIPLTSRLSLLVNAQYDTAEEFAWQAGVSYTVSKRLSLIGSYDADYGLGAGVGFRF; this is encoded by the coding sequence ATGCCGTTTCGCCGCTTCGCCCTCCTTTTCCTCGCATTGTTTGCCGCGGCCCACGCCTGTGACGAATGCGGCGGCAAGCTCAAGGCGTCCTGGTCCGAGCGCGAATCCGAGCCAAAGGCCTCCACGCTGTATCCCGACGCCAAGATCGTCGAATACACCCTTGAAGTCAGCGAGGTCGTGCTGTCGCCCGCAGGCAAGCCGGTGCGCGCACTTGCGTTGAATGGCTCCGTGCCCGGACCGACGCTGCGCTTCCGCGAGGGGGAAATCGCCCGCATTCATGTGCGCAACCGGCTCACCAAGGAAGAGACCTCCACCCACTGGCATGGCTTGCTCGTTCCCAATCTGGAGGATGGCGTCCCGAATATCACAACCCCGCCGATCAAGGCGGGCGAGTCTCGGACCTTCGAGTTCCTGCTCAAGCACGCCGGCACCTATTGGTATCACAGCCACACCGGCCTGCAGGAACAGCGCGGCGTTTACGGCAGCATTGTCATCGAGCCCAAGGAAGGCACCCCCGCCCGCGCAGATTTGCCCCGCATCGATTACGACGAGGTCGTGGTGCTTTCGGATTGGACCAATGAAAACCCCGACGAGGTCATGCGCACGCTTTTGCGGGGCAGCGAGTGGTATGCCATCCGCAAGGGCACTGCACAGTCACTCTGGGGCGCGCGGGAGGCCGGCCACCTCGGCGACTTCCTTGACCGGGAGAAATCCCGGCTGCCAGCGATGGATGTCTCCGACGTGGCCTATGATGCCTTTCTGCTTAACGGGCGGCCTCGGCAGTCCTTGGCCGTGCGTCCGGGCGAAACGGTGCGCCTTCGGATCATCAACGCCTCCGCCGCGACCTATTTTTACGTCAGCGCGGCGACCGGGCCGCTCACGATCATTGCGGCTGATGGCATTGATGTCGTCCCGATTCAGCAGCAGCGACTGCTGATCGGCATGGCCGAGACTTACGATGTCCTTGTTCGAGTGCCTGTCGAAGCCGCTTCCGCGGCCTGGGAAGTTCGGGCCACCGCTCAGGACAACTCCGGACACGCTTCCCTGTTTCTCGGGGAAAGCGGTGCTTTGGAGCACCCCGCGCCGGCCCCCGGCATGCTCAACGCCTACAGCATGGAGGTGGCCCTCGGAGCCGTGCTCAACGAAATGGACGAGTCCGGCACCGTGAGCGACGCCGAGGCCTTGGCGTCGGAAATCGACCGGCCGCTGCCGCCTTACAAGCGTCTTCGCGCCACCCAGCCTACGGCTTTGCCTCCGGCCGCGCCGACCCGCGAGATCACGCTCCGTCTCACCGGCGACATGTGGCGCTACCTGTGGTCCATTAACGGCCGGTCGATCGACGAAATGAGCACCATTCCGGTGAAGAAGGGCGAGGTGCTGCGCGTTGTGCTGGTCAACGACACCATGATGCACCACCCCATGCACCTGCACGGGCATTTTTTCCGTCTGCTCATGCCCGACGGCGCCCCGGCCGAATTCGCGCCGCTGAAGCACACGGTGGACGTGCCACCGATGAGCCGCCGGGTGATCGAATTCTACGCCAACGAGGACCGCGACTGGCTGTTTCACTGCCATCTGCTTTACCACATGATGTCCGGGATGGCCCGGGTGTTTAGCTACCCGGCGGGCGTTGGCATGTCGGCAAAGGACGCAACGGGGGCGGCGATGGGAGCGCCGGGATCGCTCAAGCCCACCGGTGCCGCCTACCGCCCCATGCTCGGCGAGCATGCCCATCCGCACACCTACGCTTGGATCGACGGCAGCGTGCAATCACACCTCAGCGAGGGCCTGGCCACGATCCAGCGCGGTCGCGACAACCTCAACCTCGCCTGGGAGCTCGGCTGGGAGCGCGTGCCCAGTAGCACCTACGAGATCGAGGCCACCTATTCTCATTACTTTAACTCCCGCTGGACCGCCTTCACCGGGTATCGCGCTACCAATTCGCGCGGTGTGCGTGAAGGGGCCATCGCCGGTGCGACCTACCTGTTACCCTACCTGTTCGCGCTCACCGGTTCCATCCACAGCGCTGGCGAGGCTCGCGTGAGCGTCGGTCGTGAAATCCCCCTCACCAGCCGGCTGAGCCTACTGGTGAACGCCCAGTATGATACCGCCGAGGAATTCGCCTGGCAGGCGGGAGTAAGTTACACGGTCTCCAAGCGACTGTCGCTCATCGGCTCCTACGATGCGGACTACGGCCTCGGCGCCGGGGTCGGGTTCCGCTTCTAG
- a CDS encoding TolC family protein, giving the protein MTRKHIFTMVGGVAALGSMLGLTGCVGRPVAVEKTARRQIAEVASQLGAQPGEVKLAPLTAESSHADALRHAVLKHPRVWAAYHEWARTVERITVERSLPDPVFVFEADVSDMISTLMPGLMLELPGSRKRALAAQAASAESEVKYHELEAQVQQVAFGFKKAYYQLHYLEAKLRVNAESLELLKDLEAIARRQNEVGKATLQDVLRAQIEQDQMAAEIANLGDARQSLLAQYKAALGLQRGDPEPAIPSRFETTSLEVDPDQLWQMALARNPALRTMAAEVRAAEASLAMANRSRYPDFTVGLEADIKASPVMARPSLGVTLPIWRDKIAAEIASAQSAKLAGEARLAAEQIMVAVELAERTFMFREATRNQSLIERDLLPKARQSLEVARSAYITGRTGFLEVVEASRSLLDFELRGIEAQNQRELALAELALLVAGVPPENSPLKTTESN; this is encoded by the coding sequence ATGACGCGAAAACACATCTTCACGATGGTGGGCGGGGTCGCCGCTCTAGGCAGCATGCTCGGCCTGACCGGCTGCGTTGGCCGCCCGGTGGCCGTCGAGAAGACGGCCCGCCGCCAGATCGCCGAGGTCGCGAGCCAGCTCGGGGCGCAGCCCGGCGAGGTCAAACTGGCCCCGCTGACGGCGGAGTCGTCCCATGCGGACGCCCTGCGCCACGCGGTGCTGAAACACCCGCGCGTCTGGGCGGCTTACCACGAATGGGCGCGGACGGTGGAGCGGATCACCGTTGAACGGTCGTTGCCCGATCCCGTCTTCGTCTTTGAAGCCGATGTCTCGGACATGATCTCCACGTTGATGCCGGGCCTTATGCTCGAATTGCCGGGGTCGCGCAAACGCGCCTTGGCGGCGCAGGCGGCTTCCGCCGAGTCGGAGGTGAAGTATCACGAGCTGGAGGCGCAGGTGCAGCAGGTGGCATTCGGCTTCAAGAAGGCCTACTACCAGCTCCACTATCTGGAAGCGAAGCTGCGGGTGAACGCCGAGTCGCTGGAATTGCTGAAGGACCTTGAGGCGATTGCCCGGCGCCAGAACGAGGTCGGCAAGGCCACCCTCCAGGATGTGCTTCGCGCGCAGATCGAGCAGGACCAGATGGCTGCCGAAATCGCCAACCTTGGGGATGCCCGCCAATCCCTCTTGGCCCAATACAAAGCCGCGCTCGGCCTCCAGCGTGGTGATCCCGAACCGGCGATCCCCAGTCGCTTTGAGACCACGTCGCTGGAGGTTGATCCCGATCAACTCTGGCAGATGGCCCTGGCCCGCAACCCGGCCCTCCGCACCATGGCGGCCGAAGTGCGTGCTGCCGAGGCGTCGTTGGCCATGGCCAATCGCTCCCGTTACCCGGATTTCACGGTCGGGCTGGAGGCCGACATCAAGGCCTCGCCGGTCATGGCCCGGCCCTCCCTCGGGGTGACCCTGCCGATCTGGCGGGATAAGATCGCCGCCGAAATTGCCTCGGCCCAATCGGCCAAGCTGGCCGGCGAGGCGCGGCTGGCAGCCGAGCAGATCATGGTCGCCGTCGAATTGGCGGAACGGACCTTCATGTTCCGCGAAGCGACGCGGAACCAGTCCCTGATCGAGCGCGACCTCCTCCCGAAAGCCCGGCAGTCGCTTGAGGTCGCCCGCTCAGCCTACATCACGGGGCGGACCGGCTTTCTCGAGGTGGTCGAGGCGTCGCGCTCGCTGCTGGATTTCGAGCTGCGGGGCATCGAAGCCCAGAACCAGCGCGAACTCGCACTGGCCGAACTCGCCCTGCTCGTCGCCGGAGTCCCTCCAGAAAATTCCCCCCTCAAGACCACAGAGTCCAACTGA
- a CDS encoding efflux RND transporter permease subunit, with the protein MNDSTTHHAPKKDSLIERIIEWSARNKFTVFMMVGALFVGGVYTMRNTPLDAIPDLSDVQVIVFTQWEGRSPNLVEDQITYPIVTKLISAPQVRVVRGYSFFGYSFVYVVFKDGTDIYWARSRVLEYMQSLSGSLPSGVTPTLGPDATGVGWGFQYALVDKSGKNDLAQLRSFQDWHLRYWIQSVEGVAEVATFGGFQKQYQIEIDPNKLLAYNIPISKIVSAVRSSNNDVGGREMERFGTTYVVRGHGYIKSLEDLRLVVVGADAKGNPVLLRDVAQNIQLGPEMRRGAGDLNGEGEAVGGIVVVRFGQNVLQVIDRIKAKLEEVKGSLPPGVEIVTTYDRSDLINRAISTLTRTIVEESIIVALVIIVFLLDFGGAVRAIVTLPIAVALAFIPMYFMGLTANIMSLAGIAISIGVITDEAVVMVENVHKKLEHAPAGLTRAQRQEIIIGACKQLGKPLFFALLVITVSFMPVFTLEAQEGRLFKPLAYTKTFTMAWAAFLSVTIGPALIVLMTGAKVIPEHKHPISRFIHRLYYPWVSALMTRRLLSIGIAVAAVASSIPVFTKLGSEFMPPIEEGTILYMPTTLPTVSVTEATRLMQIQDKVIKQFPEVLTVHGKAGRSETATDPAPLEMFESVVQLKPQDEWRKVPQSRWYSGWAPDWMKSGLRRLWPEERPMTKDELVQEMDEALQIPGQVNAWTMPIKARIDMLSTGVRTPIGVKIFGTDLTEIGKLGEHLESALRQVPGTRSVFSERTTGGLYLDILPNRAAIARYGLNVEDVLMLVETAIGGMAIDKTIEGRERYTVNVRYSRELRDDVEKLKRVLVPVAQAGMAEAGDGDSTMSAPAPARAGTPVVQVPLGQLVEIKTTSGAPLIKNENGALTGWVYIDMTGRDIGGYVAEAKQVVRDKIEKAGLLPSGYRLEWTGQYEYMLRVKERLKVVIPITLALIFVLLYMNFKSIPETFIILLSIPFAMTGSIWFLWMMGYNLSIAVWVGIIALSGLAAQTGTVMIIYLDEAFHSYQKAGKMKTQHDLFEAITYGAVQRVRPKLMTVCMITFGLVPALWAHGAGAEAIQRIAAPMIGGLVTSTILTLEIVPAIYSLWRGRQVEWVKGPKPKKKSWAELSEIFVEIERKEHEADIAKMQAP; encoded by the coding sequence ATGAACGATTCAACCACCCATCACGCGCCCAAGAAGGATTCGCTCATCGAGCGGATCATCGAATGGAGCGCCCGCAACAAGTTCACGGTGTTCATGATGGTCGGCGCCCTCTTCGTGGGCGGCGTCTATACCATGCGCAACACCCCGCTCGACGCGATCCCGGACCTCTCCGATGTCCAGGTGATCGTGTTCACCCAGTGGGAGGGCCGCAGCCCGAACCTGGTCGAGGATCAGATCACATACCCGATCGTGACGAAGCTCATCAGCGCCCCGCAGGTGCGGGTCGTGCGCGGGTATTCGTTTTTCGGGTATTCGTTCGTCTATGTGGTCTTCAAGGACGGAACGGACATTTACTGGGCGCGCTCCCGGGTGCTGGAATACATGCAGTCCCTCTCGGGATCGCTGCCCAGCGGCGTCACCCCGACCTTGGGGCCCGATGCGACCGGCGTGGGCTGGGGCTTCCAATACGCTTTGGTCGATAAGTCAGGGAAGAACGATCTCGCGCAGCTTCGCTCCTTCCAAGACTGGCACCTCCGCTACTGGATCCAGAGCGTCGAGGGCGTGGCCGAGGTCGCGACATTCGGCGGCTTCCAGAAGCAATATCAGATCGAAATCGATCCGAACAAGCTGCTGGCCTACAACATCCCCATCAGCAAAATCGTGTCCGCGGTTCGCAGTTCAAACAACGACGTGGGCGGCCGGGAAATGGAACGATTCGGCACCACCTACGTGGTGCGGGGACACGGCTACATCAAGTCGCTCGAGGACCTCCGCTTGGTCGTCGTCGGCGCGGACGCCAAGGGCAATCCGGTTCTGCTGCGGGACGTGGCCCAGAACATCCAGCTCGGGCCCGAAATGCGCCGCGGTGCCGGCGACCTCAACGGCGAGGGCGAGGCGGTCGGCGGCATTGTCGTGGTCCGTTTCGGCCAGAACGTCCTCCAGGTCATTGATCGCATCAAGGCGAAGCTCGAAGAGGTGAAGGGCTCACTGCCCCCCGGCGTGGAGATCGTGACGACCTACGACCGGTCGGATCTCATCAACCGAGCCATCAGCACGCTCACCCGCACCATCGTCGAGGAGTCGATCATCGTCGCCCTGGTGATCATTGTCTTCCTGCTGGATTTCGGTGGCGCCGTGCGCGCCATCGTCACGCTGCCCATCGCGGTGGCCCTGGCCTTCATCCCGATGTATTTCATGGGACTGACGGCCAACATCATGTCCTTGGCGGGCATCGCCATCTCCATCGGCGTAATCACCGACGAGGCGGTGGTCATGGTGGAGAACGTCCACAAGAAGCTGGAGCACGCCCCCGCCGGACTGACCCGCGCGCAGCGGCAGGAGATCATCATCGGAGCCTGCAAACAGCTCGGGAAACCCCTCTTCTTCGCCCTGTTGGTGATCACGGTCAGCTTCATGCCCGTCTTCACCCTGGAGGCGCAGGAGGGCCGCCTGTTCAAGCCGCTCGCCTACACGAAGACCTTCACCATGGCCTGGGCCGCCTTCCTGTCGGTGACCATCGGGCCCGCCCTCATCGTTCTCATGACCGGGGCGAAGGTCATCCCGGAGCACAAGCACCCGATCAGCCGCTTCATCCACCGGCTTTACTATCCGTGGGTCAGCGCCCTGATGACGCGCCGCCTCTTGTCCATCGGCATCGCAGTCGCCGCCGTCGCGTCGTCCATCCCCGTCTTCACCAAGCTGGGCTCGGAGTTCATGCCGCCCATCGAGGAAGGCACGATCCTCTACATGCCGACCACACTGCCCACGGTGTCCGTCACTGAGGCGACCCGCCTGATGCAGATTCAGGACAAGGTGATCAAACAGTTCCCGGAGGTCCTGACGGTCCACGGCAAGGCCGGCCGCTCCGAAACCGCGACCGACCCGGCGCCGTTGGAGATGTTTGAAAGCGTCGTGCAGCTGAAGCCGCAGGATGAATGGCGCAAAGTGCCGCAGTCGCGTTGGTATTCGGGCTGGGCGCCGGATTGGATGAAGTCCGGCCTGCGCCGGCTGTGGCCCGAGGAGCGGCCGATGACCAAGGACGAGCTCGTCCAGGAAATGGACGAAGCGCTCCAGATCCCCGGGCAGGTCAACGCCTGGACGATGCCCATCAAGGCACGCATCGACATGCTTTCGACCGGTGTGCGCACGCCGATTGGCGTGAAGATATTCGGCACGGATCTCACCGAGATCGGCAAGCTGGGCGAGCACCTCGAATCCGCACTCCGGCAGGTCCCGGGCACCCGGAGTGTGTTCTCGGAACGGACCACCGGCGGGCTTTACCTGGACATCCTGCCGAATCGGGCGGCCATCGCCCGCTACGGGCTCAACGTCGAGGATGTCCTCATGCTCGTGGAGACCGCCATCGGCGGCATGGCCATCGACAAGACCATCGAGGGACGCGAGCGCTATACCGTCAACGTGCGCTACAGCCGCGAACTGCGTGACGATGTGGAGAAACTGAAGCGCGTCCTCGTGCCTGTCGCCCAAGCCGGGATGGCGGAAGCCGGCGACGGCGATTCGACTATGAGCGCCCCAGCACCCGCTCGCGCCGGAACTCCGGTTGTTCAGGTCCCGCTCGGGCAACTGGTTGAAATCAAGACCACCAGCGGAGCTCCGCTCATCAAGAATGAGAACGGCGCCCTCACCGGCTGGGTTTACATCGACATGACCGGCCGTGACATCGGCGGCTACGTGGCGGAGGCCAAACAGGTCGTCCGCGACAAGATCGAGAAGGCCGGCCTGTTGCCGTCGGGTTACCGCTTGGAGTGGACCGGCCAGTATGAATACATGCTGCGCGTGAAGGAGCGCCTCAAGGTCGTGATTCCCATCACGCTCGCGCTGATCTTCGTGCTGCTTTACATGAACTTCAAAAGCATCCCCGAGACCTTCATCATCCTGCTCTCCATCCCCTTCGCGATGACCGGCAGCATTTGGTTTCTGTGGATGATGGGTTACAACCTCAGCATCGCGGTATGGGTGGGCATCATCGCCCTGTCGGGTCTGGCGGCCCAGACCGGAACGGTGATGATCATCTACCTGGATGAGGCCTTCCACTCCTACCAGAAGGCGGGGAAGATGAAGACTCAGCACGATCTCTTCGAGGCGATCACCTACGGCGCCGTCCAGCGCGTGCGGCCGAAGCTCATGACGGTGTGCATGATCACGTTCGGTCTGGTGCCGGCCCTCTGGGCGCATGGCGCGGGCGCGGAGGCGATCCAGCGCATCGCGGCCCCGATGATCGGCGGCCTGGTCACCTCCACGATCCTCACCCTTGAAATCGTCCCGGCCATCTACTCGCTTTGGCGCGGCCGTCAGGTCGAGTGGGTCAAGGGTCCCAAACCCAAGAAGAAGTCCTGGGCCGAACTCAGCGAGATATTTGTCGAGATCGAGCGCAAGGAACACGAGGCCGACATCGCCAAGATGCAGGCGCCGTGA
- a CDS encoding class I SAM-dependent methyltransferase: MAEPTYIPALSYAFLTRWYDVVVRWTTRETVFRHALLSQVAPKDGHRILDVGCGTGSFAVQLKLAAPGAEVTGLDGDAAVLTIARDKARRAGLDLAWVQFSALNLPFPDARFHAVVSSLFFHHLSLENKGRALAEIWRILEPGGELHIADWGRPRNPLMRAAFLSVQLLDGFNTTRDNVAGRLPELIAQAGFVGTEETKRLATPCGSLSLYRAYKPPRATPQRPDGDVLSAR, from the coding sequence ATGGCTGAGCCGACTTACATCCCGGCGCTCTCCTACGCATTCCTGACTCGCTGGTATGACGTGGTGGTGCGCTGGACGACCAGGGAGACCGTATTTCGCCATGCGCTGCTTTCCCAGGTCGCACCAAAAGATGGTCACCGGATTCTGGATGTCGGCTGCGGCACCGGCAGTTTCGCGGTGCAGTTGAAGCTCGCCGCTCCGGGGGCCGAGGTTACGGGGTTGGACGGGGATGCCGCCGTGCTGACCATCGCGAGAGACAAGGCCCGGCGCGCCGGCCTTGATCTTGCTTGGGTCCAATTTTCGGCGCTGAACCTGCCGTTTCCGGACGCGCGCTTTCATGCGGTGGTAAGCAGCCTGTTCTTCCACCACCTGAGCCTTGAGAACAAGGGGCGGGCGCTGGCCGAAATTTGGCGGATACTGGAACCGGGTGGAGAGCTGCATATCGCCGACTGGGGCCGACCCAGGAACCCTCTTATGCGTGCAGCCTTTCTGAGTGTGCAGCTCCTGGATGGCTTCAATACGACGCGGGACAATGTTGCCGGGCGGCTGCCGGAACTTATCGCGCAGGCTGGGTTCGTCGGCACGGAAGAAACAAAACGCTTGGCCACGCCCTGCGGCAGCCTGTCATTGTATCGGGCATATAAACCTCCACGCGCCACTCCGCAACGGCCTGATGGGGATGTCCTCTCCGCCCGATAG
- a CDS encoding RNA polymerase sigma factor encodes MESEPGANPSDEELMGQLQAGDDAALAPLMQRWELPVKRFIFRLVGSTTEAEDLAQEVFFRIYTKRSTYRPGAKFSTWCFSIAANQAKNRLRWWKRRPTLSLSAWMDTGGDTEDQSAAGAQASDEAVRHERIATVRAAVAALPLDLRTALVLFEYEQQSMGEIAAALGCTPKAVENRLYRARQKLQQQLASLPT; translated from the coding sequence ATGGAGTCTGAACCGGGCGCCAACCCAAGCGACGAGGAATTGATGGGCCAGCTGCAGGCGGGAGACGACGCTGCGCTGGCCCCCTTGATGCAGCGCTGGGAACTGCCGGTGAAACGCTTCATTTTCCGCTTGGTTGGGAGCACGACCGAGGCGGAGGATCTGGCCCAGGAAGTCTTTTTCCGGATCTACACCAAACGCAGCACCTATCGCCCCGGGGCGAAGTTCTCAACCTGGTGCTTTTCCATTGCGGCCAACCAGGCCAAGAACCGGCTACGCTGGTGGAAACGTCGGCCAACACTGTCGCTCAGTGCGTGGATGGACACGGGGGGTGACACCGAAGATCAGTCGGCAGCGGGTGCCCAAGCCTCTGATGAGGCCGTGAGGCATGAACGCATTGCCACCGTGCGGGCCGCCGTCGCCGCGCTGCCGCTCGACCTGCGCACGGCGCTGGTGCTCTTCGAGTATGAACAGCAGTCGATGGGCGAGATTGCCGCCGCCCTCGGCTGCACGCCGAAGGCCGTGGAGAATCGCCTCTATCGGGCTAGGCAGAAACTGCAGCAGCAACTCGCCTCGCTGCCAACCTGA
- a CDS encoding DUF2231 domain-containing protein: MDLSTLFGRLHPLVLHFPIALLLLAAALEMVRLKWDRPGLGGTITLLMVIGATGALIATATGWVFAVESHPRPSMRWMLQWHRWLGVLTTVLAGIAAWLAFRLSEAPNPGARWVRRSAIWLTSLILIGAAHLGALMVWGEDYFDPSS, translated from the coding sequence ATGGACCTTTCCACGCTGTTCGGCCGACTGCACCCCTTGGTGCTGCATTTCCCTATCGCGCTGCTCCTGCTCGCCGCCGCCCTCGAAATGGTTCGACTGAAGTGGGACCGGCCGGGTCTGGGCGGGACCATCACCCTGCTCATGGTCATCGGTGCGACTGGAGCCCTGATCGCGACGGCCACCGGCTGGGTGTTCGCGGTGGAGTCGCACCCTCGTCCGTCAATGCGGTGGATGCTCCAATGGCATCGCTGGTTGGGAGTGCTCACCACGGTTTTGGCCGGTATCGCCGCGTGGCTCGCTTTCCGTTTGTCCGAGGCGCCGAACCCGGGGGCTCGCTGGGTGCGGCGTTCCGCGATCTGGCTGACCAGCCTGATCCTGATTGGCGCGGCCCATCTCGGCGCACTCATGGTGTGGGGCGAAGACTACTTCGATCCGTCTTCCTAA